In Zingiber officinale cultivar Zhangliang chromosome 1A, Zo_v1.1, whole genome shotgun sequence, a genomic segment contains:
- the LOC121998807 gene encoding WAT1-related protein At5g07050-like — MASVKACAPYFYMIVSQFVYVGSSILGKLALGQGLSVLVFVVYRHLIAMLILAPLAYVLERFKEHQNVYYVGLHLISPTVASALGNVIPAFTFLLAIVLRMEKLNLKIVRGRARLARTIFCITGALIFTFWKGHLLGAFVTSPMIQLHFETPEKGNACLKGSALMLFGYFACSVSLVLQASICEIYPAKLTMNAVMCFFVALQSSALSLIFKRNASSWRMFPLFTHVILCIVFVWVLNGLLSRDNQKEALSIPIGIIPAV; from the exons ATGGCCTCTGTGAAAGCATGTGCTCCATACTTCTATATGATTGTGTCCCAGTTCGTGTATGTTGGATCCAGCATCCTCGGCAAGCTTGCATTAGGACAAGGACTAAGTGTGCTTGTCTTCGTAGTGTACAGGCACCTTATTGCCATGCTCATCTTGGCTCCTCTTGCTTATGTGCTCGAAAGGTTCAAGGAGCAT CAAAATGTATACTACGTTGGACTCCATCTCATTTCTCCAACTGTTGCCAGTGCCTTGGGCAATGTCATTCCTGCTTTTACTTTCTTATTGGCAATTGTACTAAG GATGGAAAAGCTCAACTTGAAGATTGTAAGAGGGAGGGCCAGGCTTGCAAGGACCATCTTCTGCATCACTGGTGCCCTGATCTTCACATTTTGGAAAGGTCATTTGTTGGGGGCCTTTGTTACTTCACCTATGATCCAACTTCATTTCGAAACTCCTGAGAAAGGCAATGCCTGTCTTAAAGGCTCTGCTCTTATGTTATTCGGCTATTTTGCATGCAGTGTATCGCTTGTTCTTCAG GCATCCATCTGTGAGATCTACCCAGCCAAACTCACCATGAACGCCGTGATGTGCTTCTTCGTAGCACTGCAATCTTCTGCACTTTCCCTCATCTTTAAAAGGAATGCCTCGTCATGGAGAATGTTTCCGCTATTTACTCATgttattttgtgcattgtatttGTTTGG GTACTTAATGGTCTTCTGAGCAGAGATAACCAGAAGGAAGCACTTTCTATTCCAATTGGCATCATTCCTGCTG tttag